A single region of the Bacteroidota bacterium genome encodes:
- a CDS encoding HEAT repeat domain-containing protein — MTTRKVLFLLFCGSVALGRISAQTGSASTVYSGDQWAPFTVAAAWGSSEVPEPFGSEGKKNDPAYPLYKEGYHFILDGKWEEARKKLGEMIKKFPSSAYIDDAEYWSAYAMMYLDEKKAAKEYEKFISRHPESRYYDDAVADLSGLDGSTVGRPVPVPMITTAPRVWTSSSSGRGKGSGRGMMYIDSLGGTGFVMSSESLIVHNLGSSLRSGGVRGYAYSSGNPPVLRSLNRALTLQSRALRAARLPSMAHAPRATLAPGLFEREEDLDAETRLKLEALEALGSSKQDSAAFRALKDIALDRSENRRLRTAAMEQLVDFEAYDPMHVFLEIAKKDTGLEIQDAAIDYIGMLTKDKNRSVETLIELFYAIPNNRAEQRGNIFYSIAEVGNDKAVDFLAKIAKTHEGYDLRSEAIYYLGSIGNERSRAALYDVLREK; from the coding sequence ATGACAACCAGGAAAGTGCTATTTCTTTTATTCTGCGGTTCAGTGGCGTTGGGCCGGATCAGCGCTCAAACGGGGTCGGCATCTACAGTCTATTCGGGCGATCAATGGGCCCCTTTCACGGTCGCCGCAGCATGGGGATCGTCTGAGGTGCCGGAGCCTTTTGGCTCGGAAGGCAAGAAGAACGATCCCGCCTACCCCTTGTATAAAGAGGGATACCATTTTATCCTCGACGGCAAATGGGAGGAAGCAAGGAAGAAGCTCGGAGAAATGATCAAGAAGTTCCCTTCCAGCGCCTACATCGACGATGCGGAGTATTGGTCCGCGTATGCGATGATGTACCTCGACGAGAAAAAGGCCGCGAAGGAATACGAGAAGTTCATCTCCCGTCACCCCGAGAGCCGCTATTATGACGACGCCGTGGCCGACCTCTCAGGTCTGGATGGAAGCACGGTGGGCCGGCCGGTTCCGGTGCCGATGATCACCACCGCGCCGAGGGTCTGGACAAGCAGCAGCAGCGGCCGGGGGAAAGGGAGCGGCAGAGGGATGATGTACATCGACTCGCTCGGCGGAACCGGATTTGTCATGAGCTCTGAAAGCCTGATCGTGCACAACCTCGGCAGCTCGCTTCGATCGGGTGGAGTAAGGGGTTACGCCTACTCCTCCGGAAATCCGCCCGTACTAAGAAGCCTCAACCGTGCGCTTACGCTTCAGTCACGCGCCCTCAGGGCGGCCCGGCTTCCGAGCATGGCCCACGCTCCGAGGGCGACGCTGGCGCCGGGCTTGTTCGAGCGGGAGGAAGATCTTGACGCAGAAACCAGATTGAAGCTGGAGGCGCTCGAAGCTCTGGGATCGTCCAAGCAAGACTCGGCCGCGTTCCGGGCATTGAAGGATATTGCCCTCGATCGCTCGGAAAACCGGCGGCTCCGGACGGCAGCGATGGAACAGCTGGTAGATTTCGAGGCGTATGATCCGATGCATGTGTTTCTCGAGATCGCCAAGAAGGATACCGGCCTCGAAATCCAGGATGCGGCGATCGATTATATCGGCATGCTCACGAAAGACAAGAACAGGTCCGTTGAGACGCTGATAGAATTGTTCTATGCAATACCCAATAATCGGGCGGAACAGCGCGGGAACATCTTTTATTCGATTGCCGAGGTCGGAAACGACAAGGCGGTAGACTTTCTCGCCAAGATCGCGAAGACGCATGAAGGGTACGACCTTCGCAGCGAAGCGATCTATTACCTGGGCAGTATCGGCAATGAGCGTTCCAGGGCGGCGTTGTACGACGTTCTGAGGGAGAAGTAG
- a CDS encoding TlpA disulfide reductase family protein → MKSAIVFLFLAACAYAQGQQGNAPFSILPEQPTIGSTISVTYSSDAPGAQLAGADAIELFTLVFRPGEYEMFLDTPMKKEGSKWVASFPLTNKNSCYLVFRCVSAGKADEGGDQGVDALIYGENGKPVLGAHGARAFFMSRGQINSFKRTRDPAGATEEFNRERELYPQNWHAVNDYLGMISRQDQSDKGTPKLAPEVEKFAEMFKDNDEATSAITSWFNAIGDSARAQATGKAALTKNPDGVFARQTRWSRILETGELITRAGLIHEFLADHPELDKKEVRSKMLTMFADYTKVKEYDRAADVLSKIENPSWQWYNELAWGPIEKGENLEKATAWARTGVDLSRHPDPDEKRFYSTLAEWENNCRYSTGEMLDTYAYGLFQLAKYDEAEKASAESFDLTKGDDADIVQRYLDCMIMDKHYEKAVEVGMESVKRGKKNEKVLASLKRAYAVKEGQSGGFDKLSAEKQKEFDQLLTSASQTRNDQVRKDVAASRVSKPSVDFTLNNLEGKPVAFSSLKGKVVVIDFWATWCGPCKASFPYLQKVYDKYKDNQKVAFLVVDTWERVKGLPATVENAKKFVTDNKYTFPILIDEISGTKLSDKYQVTGIPTKFIIDKKGNVAFVAVGFNGPEMEQELTAQIELLLGESM, encoded by the coding sequence ATGAAATCTGCAATCGTGTTCCTGTTTCTCGCCGCATGCGCCTATGCGCAGGGTCAGCAGGGCAACGCCCCATTTAGCATTCTTCCCGAGCAACCTACAATCGGTTCGACGATCAGTGTGACCTACAGTAGCGACGCCCCCGGAGCTCAGCTCGCCGGCGCCGATGCGATCGAGCTGTTCACACTAGTGTTCCGCCCGGGCGAGTATGAGATGTTCCTCGATACCCCGATGAAGAAGGAAGGGAGCAAATGGGTGGCTTCCTTCCCGCTTACGAACAAGAATAGTTGCTACCTGGTCTTTCGTTGCGTATCCGCGGGAAAAGCGGATGAAGGCGGGGATCAGGGGGTCGATGCGCTTATCTACGGCGAGAATGGGAAGCCGGTACTGGGCGCGCATGGCGCGCGTGCCTTTTTCATGAGCAGGGGTCAAATCAATTCGTTCAAGCGAACCAGAGACCCTGCCGGGGCCACCGAGGAGTTCAACAGGGAACGAGAACTCTACCCTCAGAACTGGCATGCGGTGAACGATTATCTCGGCATGATCTCGCGCCAGGACCAGAGCGACAAAGGAACGCCCAAGCTGGCGCCCGAAGTGGAGAAATTTGCTGAAATGTTCAAAGACAATGACGAAGCCACCTCCGCGATCACAAGCTGGTTCAACGCAATCGGAGATAGCGCCAGGGCGCAGGCTACAGGGAAGGCGGCTCTCACGAAGAATCCGGACGGTGTGTTCGCCCGCCAAACACGCTGGTCTCGTATCCTCGAAACGGGTGAGTTGATAACACGCGCCGGCCTGATCCACGAGTTCCTGGCCGATCATCCGGAACTGGACAAGAAGGAAGTCCGTTCAAAGATGCTGACCATGTTCGCCGACTACACGAAGGTGAAGGAATACGATCGGGCGGCCGACGTTCTTTCGAAAATCGAAAACCCATCGTGGCAATGGTACAACGAGTTGGCGTGGGGCCCCATTGAGAAAGGCGAAAACCTCGAAAAGGCGACAGCCTGGGCGCGGACCGGCGTCGATCTGAGCCGCCATCCGGATCCGGACGAAAAGCGATTTTATTCAACCCTCGCCGAGTGGGAGAACAACTGCAGGTATAGTACGGGTGAAATGCTCGATACGTACGCGTACGGATTATTCCAGCTCGCGAAGTACGATGAGGCGGAAAAGGCTTCTGCCGAATCGTTTGATCTCACCAAGGGGGATGATGCGGATATAGTCCAACGATACCTCGATTGCATGATCATGGACAAACATTACGAAAAGGCGGTTGAAGTCGGAATGGAGTCCGTCAAACGGGGGAAGAAGAACGAGAAGGTCCTGGCCAGTCTGAAACGAGCCTATGCCGTGAAAGAAGGGCAATCCGGGGGCTTCGACAAATTATCCGCGGAGAAGCAGAAGGAGTTCGATCAATTGCTCACTTCGGCGAGCCAAACGAGAAACGACCAGGTGCGCAAAGACGTCGCGGCAAGCCGGGTTAGCAAACCCTCGGTCGATTTTACCCTCAACAACCTGGAGGGAAAGCCGGTCGCCTTTTCATCCCTGAAGGGAAAAGTGGTCGTGATAGACTTCTGGGCGACCTGGTGCGGACCGTGCAAAGCATCGTTTCCCTACCTGCAGAAAGTGTACGATAAGTACAAGGATAACCAGAAAGTGGCGTTCCTCGTGGTGGACACCTGGGAACGCGTAAAGGGATTGCCGGCCACCGTCGAGAACGCGAAGAAATTTGTAACGGATAACAAATACACCTTTCCGATTCTGATTGATGAAATCTCGGGAACCAAACTCTCCGATAAGTATCAGGTCACCGGAATCCCGACGAAATTCATCATCGACAAGAAGGGGAATGTCGCGTTCGTGGCGGTAGGATTCAACGGTCCCGAGATGGAGCAGGAGTTGACCGCGCAGATCGAGCTTCTGCTGGGAGAGTCGATGTAA
- a CDS encoding DUF5916 domain-containing protein — MFVLLAASVLSAAAAVAGDNPASLRAVRVTSPPRLDGVLDDDVWKSAEPASGFIQRNPDEGKPASERSEVRVLYDDDALYFGCMYYDAEPEKIVARLTRRDNEIESDEASIRIDSYHDHQTGYEFTFNAAGVKIDKLQYDDADREDDSWDPVWYLQTRITDQGWCAEIKIPFRILRYRTGLPDSAENVWGLNLLRYISRKQEEERWAFTPKSQSGFISRYGHLTGLRGLPDPRQIEALPFVTGKQSYDPATGNRDRRQETSGNAGLDLKYGLSSNLTIDATFNPDFGQVEADPAVLNLSTFETFYPEKRPFFIEGTQILHFTTFGDQSGPGLFYSRRIGRGISPGEVSVPAGGKIEDLPEQTTILGAAKLTGKTNGGLSLGVLQAVTKEENAVVVDAQGRRSEQRLEPLADYTVLRLKQDLFTNSNVGMIFTSVAKDGRPPSFTNGYDWNLRFAQNTYLLNGFLAFSQATASGDQRITGEAGKANFAKVGGEHWLWSLSTDFTSNHYNINDVGFFFSPDDIGSIASVTYKEDVPGTVVRSYNAGVFYHHRHDFEGANLFRDFHLNTNLLFSNYWGMSASADADFGMYDHRETRGNGLYRKPARYATNVSLYSDSRGLAVVSFGQTFAWDEKEKREASTSIGLDINTPSWMEWNLSTGIDHVSRLEAWADTILVSGTTRSIFADRSTDQVNFTLRSTITFTRELTLQLYGQLFLAKGHYEAFRQLAGTSDFIPPDHYDRNRDFNGQSFNTNVVLRWEYLPGSTLFLVWSQARSGGDGEYSSTFTDNLDATFVHPPSNVVLLKLSYWFSL, encoded by the coding sequence GTGTTCGTTCTACTGGCGGCCTCTGTTCTCTCCGCTGCGGCCGCGGTCGCGGGCGATAATCCCGCGAGCCTCCGGGCCGTCCGGGTGACGAGCCCTCCGCGCCTGGACGGAGTGCTCGATGACGACGTTTGGAAATCGGCCGAACCGGCATCCGGGTTCATCCAGCGAAACCCGGATGAGGGAAAACCCGCCTCGGAACGGTCTGAAGTCCGCGTCCTGTATGACGACGACGCCCTCTATTTCGGTTGCATGTACTACGACGCGGAACCGGAGAAGATCGTCGCACGCCTGACCCGCCGCGACAACGAGATCGAATCCGATGAAGCCTCCATCCGCATCGATTCCTACCACGATCATCAGACCGGGTACGAGTTCACGTTCAATGCCGCGGGCGTGAAGATCGACAAGCTGCAATACGACGATGCGGACCGGGAAGACGACTCGTGGGATCCGGTGTGGTACCTGCAAACGAGGATTACCGACCAGGGTTGGTGCGCGGAGATAAAAATTCCCTTCCGGATCCTGCGATACCGGACCGGGCTTCCCGACAGCGCTGAAAATGTCTGGGGGCTGAATCTCCTTCGCTATATCAGCCGAAAGCAGGAGGAAGAGCGTTGGGCCTTCACTCCGAAGAGCCAGAGCGGGTTCATCTCCCGTTACGGTCATCTGACTGGACTACGGGGGCTCCCCGATCCGCGGCAAATCGAAGCGCTCCCGTTCGTGACCGGCAAGCAGAGTTATGACCCCGCGACGGGCAACCGGGACCGGCGGCAGGAGACGTCTGGGAACGCCGGGCTCGACCTCAAGTACGGACTTTCGAGCAACCTGACGATCGATGCCACGTTCAATCCCGACTTCGGACAGGTGGAAGCGGATCCTGCGGTTCTCAACCTCTCGACTTTCGAGACGTTTTACCCCGAAAAGCGGCCGTTCTTCATCGAGGGAACGCAGATTCTTCACTTCACTACATTCGGCGATCAGAGCGGGCCGGGATTATTCTACTCCAGAAGAATCGGCCGGGGGATTTCTCCCGGCGAGGTATCGGTTCCGGCGGGCGGAAAGATCGAAGATCTCCCCGAGCAAACCACGATTCTGGGCGCCGCGAAGTTGACGGGAAAAACAAACGGCGGGCTTTCTCTGGGAGTTCTTCAGGCCGTCACAAAAGAAGAAAATGCGGTCGTGGTCGATGCTCAGGGCCGCCGCTCCGAGCAGCGCCTGGAGCCGCTCGCGGATTACACAGTCCTCCGCTTGAAACAGGATCTCTTTACGAATTCCAATGTCGGAATGATCTTTACTTCAGTGGCAAAAGACGGACGTCCCCCTTCATTTACCAACGGGTACGATTGGAACCTGAGATTTGCCCAGAACACCTACCTCCTGAACGGATTCCTCGCTTTTTCGCAGGCGACGGCTTCCGGCGACCAGCGCATCACCGGGGAGGCGGGAAAGGCGAATTTTGCAAAAGTGGGCGGGGAACACTGGCTCTGGTCGCTCTCGACAGACTTCACATCGAACCATTACAATATTAATGACGTCGGTTTCTTCTTCAGCCCCGACGACATCGGGTCGATCGCCTCGGTCACATACAAAGAGGATGTCCCCGGAACTGTCGTGAGGTCCTATAACGCCGGTGTCTTCTACCATCACCGTCACGATTTCGAAGGGGCGAATCTTTTCAGGGACTTTCATCTCAACACCAATCTTCTCTTCTCCAACTATTGGGGGATGAGCGCCTCCGCGGACGCAGATTTCGGGATGTATGACCACCGGGAAACCCGGGGAAACGGGTTGTACCGGAAGCCCGCGCGCTACGCGACAAACGTTTCTCTGTATTCGGATTCGCGCGGCCTTGCTGTCGTGTCGTTCGGTCAGACCTTCGCGTGGGACGAGAAGGAGAAGCGGGAGGCATCGACGTCCATCGGCCTCGATATCAACACTCCCTCCTGGATGGAATGGAACCTCTCCACAGGCATCGACCACGTAAGCCGGCTGGAAGCGTGGGCCGATACGATTCTCGTTTCGGGAACGACGCGAAGCATCTTCGCCGACCGGAGCACCGATCAGGTGAACTTTACTCTGCGAAGCACGATCACCTTTACGAGGGAGCTTACGCTCCAATTATACGGCCAGCTCTTTCTCGCAAAAGGGCATTATGAGGCGTTCCGGCAGCTGGCGGGGACATCGGATTTTATTCCGCCGGATCATTACGACCGAAACCGGGATTTCAACGGGCAATCGTTCAACACGAACGTCGTATTGCGGTGGGAATACCTCCCCGGAAGCACGCTCTTTCTCGTCTGGTCGCAGGCGAGGAGCGGCGGCGATGGGGAATACTCGTCGACATTTACCGACAACCTCGATGCGACATTTGTCCATCCTCCCTCCAATGTGGTCTTGCTAAAGCTGAGTTACTGGTTCAGCCTCTAA
- a CDS encoding DUF6600 domain-containing protein, with amino-acid sequence MKRLLVLFFALATMAGVARSEPPFDGFGRREGFRGNFGIFYSSLSRRGEWIDFNSGYAWRPFGVSHGWRPYLYGRWVWSDYGWYWVSDESFGWATYHYGRWYYDDYYGWIWVPGETWGPAWVEWRYDDDYIGWAPLSPYAEFDVSFGITYRDNWSTPYNYWNFVPGRYFCGTRVVDYVQPVDRTRRIFGNTRSVVGISVDNDRVINRGIDVNFVERRGNVRVDKVDVIARDRGNGERFMKDGDRQRVEVFRPRLDAQVRGNDVRPPNARRAEHPISFDGPVDRRSDRSDNPAVRPPDSRRDTRIQERTPVERAPEQGRRAEPQTPQEPRRDTRVERRVQVERPQAPERRIETPRPSDRSNGRERQMRETPRPERRQQETRQAPQERRMPAVRPAPGQRGNPQGREAPREKPKERRDEPPRGRRG; translated from the coding sequence ATGAAACGATTACTGGTGTTATTCTTTGCCCTGGCGACCATGGCGGGGGTGGCAAGATCCGAGCCCCCGTTCGACGGTTTCGGACGGCGCGAAGGGTTCAGAGGAAATTTTGGAATTTTCTACTCCTCGCTCTCCCGGCGCGGCGAATGGATCGACTTCAATTCAGGATATGCCTGGAGACCGTTCGGCGTATCGCACGGCTGGCGACCCTATCTGTACGGCCGTTGGGTTTGGAGTGATTACGGATGGTATTGGGTCTCCGATGAATCATTCGGATGGGCCACCTACCATTACGGCCGCTGGTACTATGACGACTATTATGGGTGGATCTGGGTACCGGGTGAAACGTGGGGTCCTGCCTGGGTCGAATGGCGTTACGACGACGACTACATCGGCTGGGCGCCGTTGTCACCGTACGCGGAGTTCGACGTGAGCTTCGGAATCACCTACCGCGACAATTGGTCGACGCCGTACAATTATTGGAACTTCGTACCCGGCCGGTACTTTTGCGGGACACGGGTGGTCGACTACGTTCAACCGGTCGACCGAACGCGAAGGATTTTCGGTAATACCCGGTCGGTCGTCGGAATCAGCGTCGACAACGATCGTGTCATCAACAGGGGGATCGACGTGAACTTCGTGGAACGGCGGGGCAATGTGCGTGTGGACAAAGTCGACGTCATCGCCCGTGATCGCGGCAACGGTGAACGGTTCATGAAGGATGGCGATCGCCAGCGCGTAGAGGTCTTCCGCCCCAGGCTGGATGCGCAGGTTCGCGGAAACGATGTGAGACCTCCGAATGCGCGGCGTGCGGAACATCCGATATCGTTCGACGGCCCCGTTGATCGGCGGAGCGACCGGTCCGATAATCCTGCGGTCCGCCCTCCCGATTCGCGGCGGGATACAAGAATTCAGGAACGAACGCCGGTCGAGCGCGCACCGGAACAGGGCAGAAGAGCCGAACCCCAGACGCCTCAGGAACCACGCCGCGACACGCGGGTCGAACGGCGCGTTCAGGTCGAACGTCCTCAGGCGCCAGAGCGAAGGATCGAGACACCCCGGCCTTCAGACCGGAGCAACGGGCGGGAACGGCAGATGAGAGAAACCCCGAGGCCCGAACGCCGGCAACAAGAAACGCGGCAGGCACCGCAGGAACGGCGGATGCCGGCGGTACGACCAGCCCCCGGCCAGCGCGGCAATCCCCAGGGACGGGAAGCGCCCAGAGAGAAGCCGAAAGAACGGCGTGACGAACCGCCTCGCGGCAGACGCGGGTAA
- a CDS encoding TonB-dependent receptor, which produces MPNSEYLVRLRPFIPGMILLMLSVAAEARTGGIHGTVKGPAGPIVGATVRVLELDRAARSDGNGEFAFPNLPDGNYRVFVRVVGYASQTNSVEVLNNTAEAAFTLHESAVEMEEVVVSAAPSARTADEQYQSAESKAMVEFHESPGSGFADKISDLPGVAVRGMGSAPNRPVLRGLSDNRVLILENGLRNGDISTYDPAHATPIEAMSISQIDVVRGPASIIYGPSTIGGLVNVMTNTIPAASTNQFSGTVSLSGNSVSDEYTGYFNGVVSSEGHAFGVSGGGLHSQDIRIPEGVYSDGIQDFTLSRIPQSFNHSDEAGIGYSYQGGFGMIGLGAKYYEMNYGIPGTPANDNWETLEDPAGTSRIAQIRKSIEMRSLFDVGGSFVKQAKLNANFVDYNHSEYPTAQDETGVYDFLATHFHKQQFNGTLQLQHQKIDKIEGTLGLWTNVEDLSLDGDEPLGPNSLTTGIALYAFEEYLLNDMTRFQAGLRFDYNHIHTNPDPSSTDSVFRTLDESRTSNAVTASLGILNRLSNDLTFSLNLARSFRAPTVQELFADGLDAPSGTYTIGRADLNSETGFGIDASLKGNTSDMSFELTPYVNFIGDYVYGFLTGEELLGFPVRRFAATDARLMGFEASAMVQVARNFALKASADYVNAEDTKQSVPLPFTPPARGLLRASYQDERWSGLVEWRLAASQTRLGDGDTPTEGYGIVNIGAGVRLPQDGIVHNISIHCDNLFDKGYRDNLSVIKDFLPQPARGFRLNYDLVF; this is translated from the coding sequence ATGCCAAACAGCGAATACCTGGTGCGTCTCAGACCGTTTATACCCGGAATGATCCTCCTGATGCTCTCCGTCGCCGCGGAAGCACGGACCGGAGGGATTCACGGAACCGTGAAGGGTCCGGCCGGACCAATCGTCGGCGCCACGGTCCGGGTTCTGGAACTGGATCGTGCGGCACGCTCGGACGGCAACGGCGAGTTTGCGTTCCCGAACCTGCCGGATGGAAACTACAGGGTCTTCGTTCGTGTGGTCGGGTACGCTTCTCAAACAAACTCGGTGGAGGTGCTGAATAACACCGCCGAGGCAGCCTTCACGCTGCATGAGTCGGCGGTCGAGATGGAGGAGGTCGTCGTCTCCGCCGCGCCGTCGGCCCGCACGGCGGATGAACAATATCAATCCGCCGAATCGAAGGCGATGGTGGAATTCCATGAGAGCCCCGGCTCGGGCTTTGCGGACAAGATCTCGGATCTCCCCGGCGTTGCGGTCCGCGGGATGGGCTCCGCCCCCAACCGCCCGGTTCTGAGGGGACTCTCCGACAACCGGGTGCTGATCCTGGAAAACGGTCTCCGGAACGGAGACATCTCCACGTACGATCCCGCCCATGCCACACCGATCGAAGCGATGAGCATTTCGCAGATCGATGTCGTTCGGGGTCCGGCGAGCATTATCTACGGTCCCAGCACGATCGGCGGGTTGGTGAATGTCATGACCAATACGATCCCTGCGGCGTCGACAAACCAGTTCTCGGGGACGGTCTCGCTCTCGGGGAATTCCGTGAGCGACGAGTACACAGGTTATTTCAACGGGGTGGTGAGCAGCGAGGGGCATGCGTTCGGGGTTTCAGGAGGCGGCCTCCATTCGCAGGACATTCGCATCCCGGAAGGAGTCTATAGCGACGGGATCCAGGATTTTACGCTCAGCCGCATCCCACAGTCGTTCAATCATTCGGACGAAGCGGGGATCGGTTACTCGTACCAGGGTGGGTTTGGAATGATCGGTCTCGGCGCAAAGTACTACGAGATGAACTATGGAATCCCGGGCACCCCTGCGAACGATAATTGGGAGACTCTCGAGGATCCGGCCGGAACTTCCCGGATAGCCCAGATCAGAAAGTCGATCGAGATGCGAAGCCTCTTCGATGTGGGGGGCTCGTTCGTAAAGCAGGCGAAACTGAACGCAAACTTCGTGGATTATAACCATTCGGAATACCCGACTGCGCAGGATGAGACGGGTGTCTATGACTTCCTCGCGACCCATTTTCACAAGCAGCAATTCAACGGGACCCTCCAGCTCCAGCACCAAAAAATCGACAAGATTGAAGGGACGCTGGGACTCTGGACCAATGTGGAGGACCTTTCTCTCGACGGCGATGAGCCTCTCGGTCCGAACTCGCTCACGACGGGGATCGCCTTGTATGCTTTCGAAGAGTACCTCTTGAACGACATGACCCGTTTCCAGGCAGGTCTTCGGTTCGATTATAATCACATCCATACCAATCCCGATCCGTCGTCCACCGATTCAGTCTTCCGGACCCTGGACGAGTCGCGCACGTCGAATGCGGTCACGGCCTCGCTCGGGATCCTCAACAGGTTGTCGAACGACCTGACGTTTTCGCTGAATCTTGCCCGCTCTTTCCGGGCGCCGACGGTCCAGGAGCTCTTCGCAGACGGCCTCGATGCCCCGAGTGGGACCTACACCATCGGGAGGGCGGATCTGAACTCCGAAACCGGGTTCGGTATCGACGCCTCGCTCAAGGGGAACACGTCCGACATGTCGTTCGAGTTGACCCCGTATGTAAATTTTATCGGCGACTATGTGTACGGATTTCTCACGGGAGAGGAGCTTCTCGGATTTCCGGTGCGCCGGTTTGCGGCGACGGACGCTCGTCTGATGGGGTTTGAGGCGAGCGCCATGGTCCAGGTTGCCCGGAATTTCGCGTTGAAGGCGAGCGCCGACTACGTGAACGCCGAAGACACGAAGCAGAGCGTGCCGCTCCCATTCACGCCGCCCGCGCGGGGGCTGCTCCGGGCGAGCTACCAGGACGAACGTTGGTCAGGATTAGTGGAATGGCGGTTGGCGGCGAGCCAGACGCGTCTCGGCGATGGCGATACGCCGACGGAAGGGTACGGCATCGTGAACATCGGGGCCGGGGTCCGGCTTCCCCAGGATGGCATCGTGCATAATATCAGCATCCATTGCGACAACCTGTTCGACAAGGGCTACCGGGATAACCTCTCCGTGATCAAGGACTTCCTGCCGCAGCCCGCGCGAGGGTTCCGGCTCAATTACGATCTGGTGTTCTAA
- a CDS encoding FAD-dependent oxidoreductase, which yields MGHTHSPQVARPNLTILGSGFGAFSLLKAVDARTYDVVLISPRNHFLFTPLLPSTTVGTVEFRSIIEPIRTAKKGVRYYQASCNSIDVTKRTAGCESALDGSAFTITYDKLVIAVGAVVNTYGIPGVEEHAHFLKEAADARLIRQKIIDCLEEATIPGLSEEERRRLLHFIVVGGGPTGVEFAAEMHDFLVEDLRRAYPGLTDEFRITLLEAADHILSTFDAALSSYTLEHFRRQRIDVRTGSGVVRVDRESVHLKDGTSFPYGLLVWSTGNGGAPFVRSLPLKKDHNDRIIIDEYLRVPGCDGVYALGDCATLEERNVPATAQLAQQEGRYLARSLNALARNKPVPPFRERNLGMLAYVGSNRALADLTSVRAHGFATWLFWRSAYFTKLVSLKNKVLVFFDWFKALLFGRDISRF from the coding sequence ATGGGACACACCCATTCACCTCAGGTGGCCAGGCCGAATCTCACCATTCTGGGTTCAGGGTTCGGGGCGTTCAGCCTCCTCAAGGCGGTTGACGCACGAACCTACGACGTTGTCCTCATCAGCCCGCGCAATCATTTCCTCTTCACCCCGCTCCTTCCGAGCACCACGGTCGGCACCGTAGAATTTCGAAGCATCATCGAGCCGATCCGGACCGCCAAAAAAGGAGTGCGATACTACCAGGCCTCCTGCAATTCGATCGACGTGACGAAAAGAACCGCCGGGTGCGAGAGCGCTCTCGACGGCTCGGCCTTCACGATCACCTACGACAAGCTCGTCATTGCCGTGGGCGCCGTCGTGAATACGTACGGGATACCGGGAGTGGAGGAGCATGCGCATTTTCTGAAGGAAGCCGCAGACGCACGGCTGATCCGTCAGAAAATCATCGATTGTCTCGAGGAGGCGACGATACCGGGCCTTTCCGAAGAAGAGCGCCGCCGGTTACTCCACTTCATCGTGGTCGGGGGAGGGCCGACCGGCGTGGAGTTCGCGGCTGAGATGCACGATTTCCTGGTGGAAGACCTCCGGAGAGCCTACCCGGGCCTGACGGACGAGTTCAGGATCACGCTCCTTGAGGCCGCGGACCATATCCTGAGCACCTTCGACGCGGCATTGAGCTCCTATACGCTCGAGCATTTCCGGCGCCAGCGAATCGACGTCCGGACAGGTTCCGGCGTGGTGAGGGTCGATCGCGAATCGGTTCATCTGAAAGACGGGACTTCGTTCCCCTACGGGCTGCTTGTCTGGTCCACCGGCAACGGGGGTGCGCCGTTCGTACGGTCGCTACCGCTGAAAAAGGATCACAACGACCGGATTATTATAGACGAATACCTCCGTGTTCCGGGTTGTGACGGGGTCTATGCGCTGGGTGATTGTGCCACGCTCGAGGAGCGGAATGTCCCGGCTACCGCGCAGCTCGCGCAGCAGGAGGGACGTTATCTGGCACGCAGCCTGAACGCCCTTGCGAGGAACAAGCCTGTGCCTCCATTCCGGGAGAGGAATTTGGGGATGCTCGCCTACGTCGGGAGCAACCGCGCCCTCGCAGATCTCACCTCGGTGCGGGCCCACGGCTTTGCCACGTGGCTGTTCTGGAGGTCGGCTTACTTTACAAAACTGGTGAGTCTCAAGAACAAGGTGCTTGTGTTCTTCGATTGGTTCAAGGCCCTTCTCTTCGGCAGAGACATCAGCCGGTTCTGA